DNA from Candidatus Gorgyraea atricola:
AGAATTTTCTAGCAGCCATGTCTGTGGCATCCTTAGAAGGTGTTAGTGAAGATGTCATGCTAAGGGTCATCTCGGAATTTAAAGGTATAGAGCACAGGCTGGAGTATGTATCTACGATCAATGGCGTAGATTTTATCAATGATTCAAAGGCCACTACTGTTTCGAGCGTAGAATGGGCATTAAAGTCTCTCAATGAGAGGATCGTCCTGATCATGGGGGGCAGGTATAAAGGAGGAGATTTCAGCAGGTTAAAAGACTTCGTGAATAAAAAGGTAAATTATATTATTGCCATAGGAGAGGCAAGACCGCAGATTAAAAAAGGCCTTGCTGGGACAAAGGAAATTCTCGAAGAAGAGGATTTAGAGAAAGCAGTCCGCACTGCATTCGAAAAGGCGGACAAGGGGGATAAGATCCTGCTTTCTCCTGGGTGCTCGAGTTTTGATATGTTTAAAAACTATGAGGATCGCGGCAGGGTTTTTAAAGAGCTTTGTCTAAAATTATGAAAAAAGAAGCCAATACCCTTTTAATAATAGCAACGATTCTTATATGCGCTGGCATTGTCATGGTCTATTCCTCGTCGAGCTACCACGCGTACGAGAAGTTTTATGACAGCGCCTATTATTTAAAGAAGCATATATTCCATTTTATAGTGGGACTAGTGCTCGCAGGGATCGCGCTCAAGTTTGATTATAGGAAATTGAGAAAATATGCAAGGCCTTTGCTTGGCGCGTCTATAGCGATCCTTGTGCTTGTGCTTTTGCCTGGTATCGGCCATGAGGCAGGCGGCGCAAGAAGATGGATCAGGTTCGGGTTTTTAGGATTCCAGCCATCTGAGCTTGCAGGACTTTGTTTGATTATTTATTTGGCTGATGCCCTGGATAGAAAGCAGGAGCGTATCAGGAGTTTTTATTATGGTTTAATGCCGTTACTAATGGCATCAGGGCTATTGGTTTTTTTAGTGCTGTTACAACCTGATCTGGGAAGCGCAGTCGCGCTTTTAATAGTAGCCATCCTCATGCTCTTTGTAGGAGGCATGAACATAATCCAGATCATACCGTTTGCCATTAGCGCGGTGCCGATATTTTATTTTTTGATATGGAGAGTCCCTTATAGATTAAAGCGTATAGTGGGTTATCTTGACCCGTGGAGCAGGGCAGAGGATGCCGGGTTCCAGATAGTGCAATCTTTTTTAGCGCTTGGTTCAGGCGGTATTTTTGGCTTGGGGCTGGGGTGTTCGAGGCAAAAACTCTTTTATCTTCCACAGGCGCATACAGATTTTATATTTTCCATAATAGGGGAGGAGTTGGGCCTCATAGGTACGCTTGGCATAGTGTTTCTTTTTGGTCTACTTGTCTGGCAGGGTATGCAGATCGCTATAAAGGCGAGTGATCTATTTTCAAAATTTCTCGCAATGGGCATTACAATGAATATAGGGTTAAAGGCGATCATAAATATAGCGGTTTCAACAGGCGCCATACCCACAAAGGGTTTGCCTTTGCCATTTATCAGTTACGGAGGCACCGCGCTTATCTTTAACATGGTAGGAGTAGCACTCTTACTAAGCATCGCCAACAAGTAACTTTACACTTGAGCAAGGCCCCTCCTCCGTAGGCCAGGTTTAAACCTGGCCTACGGAGGAGGGGTAAAGTAGGTCAGGCTTATGAGAATAATGATTGTTGCGGGAGGGACTGGCGGGCATTTATTTCCAGCTATCAGGCTGGGCGAGGAGCTCCTCTTGCGCGGCTATAATGAGGTGAGCTTTGTAACATCGTCTCGTAAGCGCGACAAAGAGATCTTGAAAAAGGAGTGCGCGACACTGCCTATAATTCCGCTTCAGTCAAAAACTCCTTGGGCTATTTTAAATTTTATAATCCGCCTTTTTGCTGGCACCATAAAGGCATTATTTTTACTTTTGCGCTTAAGGCCAGGGGTAGTAGTGGGTTTTGGCGGATATGTGACAGGGCCAATAGTTTTGCTGTCAGCATTGCTTGGGAAAAAGACCATTATACACGAGCAGAATGTCTATCCTGGAAAGGCAAATAGGATGTTAGCTGGTTTTGTTGATAAGATCGCTGTGAGCTTTCCAGAGACCCTGAATTATTTAAAGAGATTCGAATCAAAGATCATTATTTCAGGAAATCTTCTTCGGCAAGAGTTAAAAAAAAATCAGCCCACGAAGAACAGCTTTACAATACTTGCAATGGGTGGCAGTCAGGGCGCCCATGCATTGAATAGACTTATACCAGAGGCAATTGCCTTAGTGGATGAGAAAAAAAAGCCTTTACTGGAAATGATCCATATCACAGGGTACAAGGACGAGGAAAGAGTAAGGCGCCTGTATACCGATAAAGGGATAAACAATAAAGTCTTTTCTTTTACAGAAGATATTGCCAGGCTTTATAGTGAATGTGATTTTGTGATCGGCCGTTCAGGCGCCATGACTGTATCAGAATTATCATATCTTGGTAAGCCATCAATATTGATACCGTATCCGCATGGAAATGGTCACCAGCGGCTCAATGCAAAGGTCTTGGGGGACAAGGGCGATGCCATTTTGCTTGAAGAAGAAGGGCTTAGGCCTGAACATTTGCGTGACGCGATAATGAAATTTATGAATAAAGATACGCTTAAGGAAATGTCTGCGAGAGCAAAAAGCAGTAGTGCTGTAGATGCGTGCGATACGTTGATCAAGGCGGTGATTGAATGAAGGAAAAGCTTCATTTTGTAGGAATAGGCGGCGCTGGCATGAGCGGGCTTGCAGAAGTTTTTCATTCTCAGGGTTATAGCGTGCAGGGCTCTGATATAAAAAAGACAAGGGTTACAGACAGACTTCAGGCCAGAGGCATACGAGTTATAGAAGGCCATTCTGCTGAAAATGTAAATGGCGCGACCAAGGTTATTTATTCTTCATGCATAACAGATGCTAATGCCGAGATCCAGGAGGCGAGGCGCAGAAATATCCCTATAGTACGTCGCATAGAGGCCGTGAATATTATTGCGCAGGCCAAGGATCTAATAGCAATTTCAGGCGCGCATGGAAAGACCACTACGACTTCTCTTGTAGCGTATCTTTTGATTTCAGCAGGACTGGATCCCACAGTATTTATAGGCGCTGATGTGGGTTTTCTTGATGGCAATGCCCGCTGCGGCCAGGGCAAGATGGTTATTACAGAGGCAGATGAATCAGATGGCTCATTTCTTTTGCTTAAGCCATTTTATAGCGTGAGTACCAATATTGACAAAGAGCATATGGATTATTATTCCTCAATGAATGAGGTGTTGGCCTCATACAAAAGGTTTATAGAAAATACAGAGGATCAAGGCTGCGCCTTTATTTGCATCGATGATGATAATTTAAGAAAGATCGCCAGGGAGAGTTCTAAGAGAATAGTTCGATACGGTTTTTCTAAGGATGCTGATATAGTCGCAGAAGAAGTGGAACTTTTGGGCCTGGAAGGCTCCAGATTTGATTTTATATTTAAGGGTAAGAAGCTTGGTAAAATGGAGATACCTTTAATAGGCAGGCATAATGTCCTGAACTGTATTGCGGCAATTGGCGTTGCAATGGAGCTGGGCGTGGATTTTTCTTTTATAAAAGACTCGATCAAGGCATTTAAGGGCGCTGAGAGAAGATTTATAGTAACGCGTCTCGATTCAGATGTCCTTGTGGTAGATGACTATGCCCATCATCCCACAGAGATAAAGGCTACATTAAAGGTGCTTGAGGATTCTGGCAAACGGATCGTGGCCGTGTTTCAACCACATAGATATTCCAGGACAAAATATCTCAAGGAACAGTTCGGTGAGTGTTTTGATCTGGCGGATCATTTGGTGATTACAGATATATATTCAGCGCACGAGGCGCCCATAGAGGGTGTAAGCGCGCTAGACCTGTGCGAGAGCGCAAAAAGGCACGGCCATAAGAATGTATACTTTATCGAGAAGCAAAATGTACTGAAGCATCTTATGGACGTCGTGAAGCCTGGGGACGCAATATTTGTCCTTGGTGCGGGTGATATAGACGAGCTACCTGAAAA
Protein-coding regions in this window:
- the ftsW gene encoding putative lipid II flippase FtsW; its protein translation is MKKEANTLLIIATILICAGIVMVYSSSSYHAYEKFYDSAYYLKKHIFHFIVGLVLAGIALKFDYRKLRKYARPLLGASIAILVLVLLPGIGHEAGGARRWIRFGFLGFQPSELAGLCLIIYLADALDRKQERIRSFYYGLMPLLMASGLLVFLVLLQPDLGSAVALLIVAILMLFVGGMNIIQIIPFAISAVPIFYFLIWRVPYRLKRIVGYLDPWSRAEDAGFQIVQSFLALGSGGIFGLGLGCSRQKLFYLPQAHTDFIFSIIGEELGLIGTLGIVFLFGLLVWQGMQIAIKASDLFSKFLAMGITMNIGLKAIINIAVSTGAIPTKGLPLPFISYGGTALIFNMVGVALLLSIANK
- the murG gene encoding undecaprenyldiphospho-muramoylpentapeptide beta-N-acetylglucosaminyltransferase, with product MRIMIVAGGTGGHLFPAIRLGEELLLRGYNEVSFVTSSRKRDKEILKKECATLPIIPLQSKTPWAILNFIIRLFAGTIKALFLLLRLRPGVVVGFGGYVTGPIVLLSALLGKKTIIHEQNVYPGKANRMLAGFVDKIAVSFPETLNYLKRFESKIIISGNLLRQELKKNQPTKNSFTILAMGGSQGAHALNRLIPEAIALVDEKKKPLLEMIHITGYKDEERVRRLYTDKGINNKVFSFTEDIARLYSECDFVIGRSGAMTVSELSYLGKPSILIPYPHGNGHQRLNAKVLGDKGDAILLEEEGLRPEHLRDAIMKFMNKDTLKEMSARAKSSSAVDACDTLIKAVIE
- the murC gene encoding UDP-N-acetylmuramate--L-alanine ligase is translated as MKEKLHFVGIGGAGMSGLAEVFHSQGYSVQGSDIKKTRVTDRLQARGIRVIEGHSAENVNGATKVIYSSCITDANAEIQEARRRNIPIVRRIEAVNIIAQAKDLIAISGAHGKTTTTSLVAYLLISAGLDPTVFIGADVGFLDGNARCGQGKMVITEADESDGSFLLLKPFYSVSTNIDKEHMDYYSSMNEVLASYKRFIENTEDQGCAFICIDDDNLRKIARESSKRIVRYGFSKDADIVAEEVELLGLEGSRFDFIFKGKKLGKMEIPLIGRHNVLNCIAAIGVAMELGVDFSFIKDSIKAFKGAERRFIVTRLDSDVLVVDDYAHHPTEIKATLKVLEDSGKRIVAVFQPHRYSRTKYLKEQFGECFDLADHLVITDIYSAHEAPIEGVSALDLCESAKRHGHKNVYFIEKQNVLKHLMDVVKPGDAIFVLGAGDIDELPEKIIRNFTLL